A stretch of Roseibium porphyridii DNA encodes these proteins:
- the fliI gene encoding flagellar protein export ATPase FliI: MKALFAEIDSLMSTEIYGRVTAVQGLLVEIAGPIHEMSVGSRLLIDNGEDNPKVPAEVVGFREGHALCMPFSGLEGVRMGCKAVINARESVVHPSSEWLGRVVNAHGEPIDGKGDLPNGGVPRKLRSSPPPASERKRVGPPLDLGVRALNTFVTCCEGQRMGIFAGSGVGKSVLMSMLARNTDCDVAVIGLIGERGREVQEFIEDDLGEEGLARSVVVVATSDESVLMRRQAAYLSMTVAEHFRDEGNNVLCMMDSVTRFAMAQREIGLSVGEPPTSKGYTPTVFTELPRLLERAGPGPEGSGSITGLFTVLVEGDNHNEPVADAVRGILDGHVVMERAIAERGRYPAINVLKSVSRTMPRCVPEQSLPVLRKARQLLSTYTDMEELIRLGAYRKGSDPVVDEAIHRFELIDSFLNQEKDESTSLSDGYLQLANLLEMTQG; encoded by the coding sequence GTGAAGGCGCTTTTCGCCGAGATTGATTCGCTCATGTCGACCGAGATTTATGGCCGGGTTACTGCGGTTCAGGGCCTTCTTGTGGAGATCGCGGGACCTATTCATGAGATGAGTGTCGGCTCGCGACTTTTAATCGATAATGGTGAGGATAACCCGAAGGTTCCCGCCGAAGTTGTCGGTTTCAGGGAAGGTCATGCCCTTTGCATGCCGTTTTCCGGCCTCGAAGGCGTCCGTATGGGCTGCAAAGCCGTCATAAACGCTCGGGAAAGTGTCGTTCATCCAAGTAGCGAGTGGCTTGGTCGAGTCGTTAACGCACATGGTGAACCAATTGATGGTAAAGGAGATCTTCCAAATGGCGGAGTGCCTCGCAAATTGCGAAGTTCACCGCCACCGGCGTCTGAACGTAAACGAGTCGGACCGCCACTTGATCTTGGTGTCAGAGCTCTCAATACCTTCGTAACCTGCTGCGAAGGACAGCGGATGGGCATCTTTGCCGGCTCTGGTGTTGGCAAATCGGTATTGATGTCCATGCTGGCTCGAAACACCGATTGTGATGTTGCCGTGATTGGTCTGATCGGTGAACGGGGCCGAGAAGTTCAGGAGTTTATCGAAGACGATCTGGGTGAAGAAGGCCTGGCGCGTTCGGTGGTCGTTGTGGCGACCTCTGATGAAAGTGTATTAATGCGCCGACAGGCTGCATATCTTTCAATGACCGTCGCCGAACACTTCCGGGACGAGGGCAATAACGTCCTTTGCATGATGGATTCGGTTACGCGATTCGCAATGGCGCAGAGAGAAATCGGCCTTTCGGTGGGCGAGCCTCCGACATCCAAAGGCTATACGCCGACTGTTTTCACCGAGTTGCCTCGGCTTCTGGAGCGAGCCGGTCCCGGTCCGGAAGGGTCTGGTTCGATCACCGGTCTGTTTACGGTGCTGGTCGAGGGTGACAATCACAATGAACCGGTTGCGGATGCCGTTCGCGGAATTCTGGATGGTCACGTGGTCATGGAACGGGCGATTGCAGAGCGTGGACGATATCCGGCGATCAATGTGCTAAAGTCTGTATCCAGGACGATGCCGCGCTGTGTGCCGGAACAATCGCTGCCCGTTTTGCGCAAAGCGCGGCAGCTGTTATCGACTTATACCGATATGGAAGAACTGATCCGTCTTGGCGCTTATCGAAAAGGATCCGACCCGGTCGTGGACGAGGCAATTCACAGGTTCGAGTTGATAGACTCTTTTTTGAATCAGGAAAAAGACGAATCAACGTCACTTTCTGATGGTTATCTGCAACTTGCCAACCTTTTGGAAATGACTCAGGGGTAG
- the fliJ gene encoding flagellar export protein FliJ: MKTRDSLIRLKRFQVDEKRRQLAQIEGMIAEFNRMADELDDQIRSEQERVGITDVTHFAYPTFAKAAADRRDNLRNSAHELDDQLQRAQDELSEAIEELKKFEQLEERDQQRERTAQEIAEQEQLDEVAARARMR; the protein is encoded by the coding sequence ATGAAAACCCGAGACAGTTTGATCCGCTTGAAGCGGTTTCAAGTGGATGAAAAACGGCGTCAGCTTGCCCAGATTGAGGGCATGATCGCCGAGTTCAATCGCATGGCCGACGAACTTGACGATCAGATCCGATCCGAACAGGAACGGGTCGGTATTACCGATGTCACACATTTTGCTTATCCGACATTTGCCAAAGCAGCCGCTGACCGAAGAGACAATCTGCGCAATTCCGCGCACGAACTCGACGACCAGCTGCAGCGAGCTCAAGACGAGCTCAGTGAGGCGATCGAAGAATTGAAGAAGTTCGAGCAACTTGAAGAGCGTGACCAGCAACGGGAACGCACTGCGCAAGAGATTGCCGAACAAGAACAGCTGGATGAAGTCGCCGCTCGTGCTCGCATGCGTTAG
- a CDS encoding paraquat-inducible protein A, with translation MRLFLALLLPISTFSFALGLTQPLMRFERLYFLEDRPSLIRMITELWQDGDAALAGIVALFSVGFPAIKILLIHIAVLTGGKSRSLALLSMVSKWSMLDVMLVALVLFAAKTSGLAAAAILPGLWFYAAATLSTAVAANLCARA, from the coding sequence ATGCGACTATTTCTGGCTCTGCTGCTCCCGATCTCCACATTTTCCTTTGCACTCGGCCTCACCCAACCGCTGATGCGGTTTGAACGGCTGTATTTTTTGGAGGATCGTCCAAGCCTCATCAGGATGATCACTGAACTATGGCAGGATGGCGATGCCGCGCTCGCAGGTATTGTCGCGCTCTTTTCCGTCGGGTTTCCTGCAATCAAGATCCTGTTGATTCACATCGCGGTTCTGACTGGAGGAAAGTCCAGATCTCTGGCACTGCTGTCCATGGTCAGCAAATGGTCGATGCTGGATGTGATGCTGGTTGCTCTGGTGCTTTTCGCTGCCAAAACCAGTGGTTTGGCCGCAGCGGCCATTTTGCCTGGTCTTTGGTTTTATGCTGCCGCAACCCTGTCGACCGCGGTGGCAGCCAACCTTTGCGCACGAGCCTGA
- a CDS encoding DUF2336 domain-containing protein: MSNSLIELAQDNTEGARERLFAQVSELVVSNLDQRTDRELAIFAEVIIKLYGVGSAKDRARLAKRLASQTNTPSELAKRLAEDNVNVAMPVLANCPVFSQEDLLDFVERLSASHLQVIARRADLSPQISDVIAERGDRPVQRILAGNREIKLSRETMLKFVQLATEDVVLREDLCLRTDLSPTVCRQLLPLVNEETKKRLHGIIEGSLSQDQLNQIARLKALRREFGDALETTDMELLWRDAERNGISISELMILLLQDGRFNHTIELLSARGRIAQKALKDAVFEGKLDLVLKTAAKAQLDTSTFALFAKVRCDHLKIPSASASEWTVAYKKHIESAASARQSRCGDFQAKRKEKKAKPGTERASRLAAM; the protein is encoded by the coding sequence ATGTCGAATTCCCTGATCGAACTGGCCCAGGATAACACCGAGGGAGCTCGCGAGCGCTTGTTTGCGCAAGTGAGCGAGCTTGTTGTTTCCAATCTGGATCAGCGCACTGATCGGGAGCTGGCAATCTTTGCTGAAGTCATCATCAAGCTTTATGGCGTTGGATCCGCAAAGGATCGCGCTCGCCTGGCCAAAAGGCTGGCGTCGCAAACAAACACCCCCTCGGAGCTTGCAAAGCGTCTGGCGGAAGACAATGTCAACGTGGCCATGCCCGTCCTTGCCAATTGCCCTGTGTTTTCGCAAGAAGACCTGCTGGACTTTGTTGAGCGTCTGAGCGCTTCCCATCTCCAGGTGATCGCGCGTCGCGCCGACCTCTCACCGCAGATTTCAGATGTTATCGCCGAGAGAGGTGACCGACCGGTTCAGCGGATCCTGGCCGGCAACCGCGAAATCAAACTGTCTCGAGAAACGATGCTCAAATTCGTGCAGCTGGCGACGGAGGACGTGGTTCTGCGGGAAGACCTGTGTTTGAGAACCGATTTGTCACCTACCGTCTGCCGCCAGTTGCTGCCGCTTGTGAATGAGGAAACAAAAAAACGGCTTCACGGGATCATAGAGGGTTCACTTTCACAAGATCAGCTCAATCAGATCGCGCGGCTCAAGGCGTTACGCCGAGAATTCGGCGATGCGCTCGAAACCACCGATATGGAGCTGCTTTGGCGGGATGCCGAACGCAACGGAATTTCGATTAGTGAATTGATGATCCTGCTGTTGCAGGATGGCCGGTTCAATCACACGATTGAACTGCTCAGCGCACGCGGCCGTATTGCCCAAAAAGCTCTGAAAGACGCAGTCTTTGAAGGCAAGCTCGATCTTGTCTTGAAAACAGCTGCCAAGGCGCAACTCGACACATCAACCTTCGCTCTTTTTGCAAAGGTGCGCTGCGATCATCTCAAGATTCCCTCTGCAAGCGCCTCTGAGTGGACGGTTGCCTATAAGAAACACATCGAAAGCGCGGCCTCGGCTCGTCAGTCGAGATGTGGAGACTTTCAGGCAAAGCGCAAAGAAAAAAAGGCAAAACCGGGCACAGAACGCGCGTCCCGTCTGGCTGCGATGTAG
- a CDS encoding mechanosensitive ion channel domain-containing protein: protein MMRILGNILVVILGLMVLGAPLALAQDAPSQEASEQASQTSDVQKANEALIKVLNDPASREALIKLLKDSTSEEGAGTDSNAQTGEGQATGQTASGDDESTGRGFVIRVGEYTKAIADEIGVVVDRSVHSLRGLLLIFSGEIPIKWDRAQDVLIQVVVVLGSAYLAFWAGQAVARLIYPKLSVRARYGGGLTRSFILVLTSIIDGLTVAIGLGVGYLVALLAYGGFQAGVSLQESLALNAFFITGMANVSLRFVFAPQRPELRLLPFSNASADYWYVKLRYYMFWVNYGVFLAVPVANIAVSFVLGNALRFLIVLIGMLYLMVLIARNRLNVREGTRTYAQTLQSGLAQSALTNLGNLWHVGAYGYIIAIFLVWVTRPFDATTIILRATGLSIITIMAGMAISLVMTRAIKGGIRIPSELREKLPALQSRLNAFVPRLLKLIRTIVFFGTILLLFDIWGLLSVIDWVYSETGARLVSSYGAAFMVLIVAFVVWLAVMSWVDLRLQSRAGYIVTARERTLFQLFRNAFTVVIIVMAILLSLSEIGVDIGPLIAGAGVVGLAISFGAQTLVKDIITGAFIQIENAINEGDVVTVAGITGTVEGITVRSVRMRDLDGTTHIIPFSSVDMVSNFMRGFSYHVALIGVSYDTDITYAKEAMAEAFRRLNETDFKSSIFGDLEMHGVTNFGASSIDIRARIKTRPGDQWSVGRAYNEFVKQVFDERDIEIPFPQVTYHAATPPFATDTAKAKEKVKTGSQKSKPVDDAPADDGEH, encoded by the coding sequence ATGATGAGAATTTTGGGCAACATCCTTGTCGTGATCCTGGGGTTGATGGTGCTTGGGGCACCTTTGGCACTTGCGCAAGACGCGCCAAGCCAGGAGGCGAGCGAACAGGCTTCACAGACGTCGGATGTTCAAAAGGCCAATGAAGCTCTTATCAAAGTTCTCAACGACCCTGCCAGTCGCGAAGCGCTCATCAAATTGCTCAAGGACAGCACCTCCGAAGAAGGCGCTGGGACGGACAGCAATGCGCAGACCGGAGAAGGTCAGGCGACTGGACAGACCGCATCTGGCGATGACGAAAGTACCGGACGTGGCTTCGTTATCCGGGTCGGTGAATATACCAAAGCGATTGCAGACGAAATTGGAGTGGTTGTCGATCGATCAGTGCATTCGCTAAGGGGGCTGTTGCTCATTTTCAGCGGAGAAATTCCGATCAAATGGGACCGGGCTCAAGATGTGCTCATCCAGGTTGTGGTCGTCCTTGGATCCGCCTATCTAGCCTTTTGGGCCGGTCAGGCGGTCGCCCGGCTGATTTATCCGAAATTGTCCGTTCGGGCCCGCTATGGTGGAGGGCTCACCCGAAGCTTCATTCTTGTCCTGACTTCCATCATTGACGGGCTCACCGTCGCAATCGGGTTAGGCGTCGGGTATCTGGTTGCCCTTCTTGCCTATGGTGGCTTTCAGGCCGGTGTGTCACTTCAGGAGAGCCTGGCGCTAAATGCGTTTTTCATCACCGGTATGGCCAATGTTTCTCTCAGATTTGTGTTTGCACCACAGCGACCGGAATTGCGTCTTCTTCCGTTTTCCAATGCGAGTGCCGACTACTGGTATGTCAAGCTCCGCTACTACATGTTCTGGGTCAACTACGGCGTTTTCCTTGCCGTTCCGGTGGCGAATATCGCCGTCTCCTTTGTTCTCGGGAACGCGTTGCGCTTTCTGATTGTCCTCATCGGGATGCTCTATCTGATGGTGCTGATCGCACGGAACCGGCTGAATGTTCGCGAAGGCACGCGCACTTATGCACAAACCCTTCAAAGCGGACTTGCCCAGAGCGCCCTCACCAATCTTGGCAACCTCTGGCATGTCGGTGCCTATGGTTACATCATCGCGATTTTTCTGGTCTGGGTTACCCGCCCCTTCGATGCTACGACAATCATTCTTCGGGCAACTGGTCTTTCAATCATCACAATAATGGCGGGCATGGCAATTTCGCTTGTGATGACGCGTGCGATCAAAGGCGGCATTCGCATTCCTAGCGAGCTTCGCGAAAAACTTCCTGCGCTTCAGTCCAGGCTCAACGCCTTCGTTCCAAGGCTGCTCAAGCTCATCAGAACAATCGTGTTCTTCGGTACCATTTTGCTGCTCTTCGACATTTGGGGCCTCCTGAGCGTCATAGATTGGGTTTATAGTGAAACCGGAGCCCGCCTGGTCAGCAGTTATGGTGCGGCCTTTATGGTGCTGATTGTTGCCTTTGTCGTCTGGCTTGCTGTTATGTCCTGGGTGGATCTTCGCCTGCAGTCCCGAGCCGGATACATTGTTACGGCGCGGGAGAGGACCCTTTTTCAGCTGTTCCGCAACGCCTTTACAGTCGTGATTATCGTTATGGCGATCCTGCTTTCACTTTCGGAAATCGGTGTTGATATCGGTCCGCTGATCGCCGGTGCCGGTGTTGTGGGCCTGGCGATCTCCTTCGGTGCGCAAACCCTGGTGAAAGACATCATCACCGGTGCTTTCATTCAGATTGAGAACGCGATCAATGAAGGCGATGTGGTGACCGTGGCAGGCATAACGGGAACAGTGGAAGGTATCACGGTGCGATCCGTCAGGATGCGGGATCTGGATGGCACCACTCATATCATTCCGTTTTCCTCCGTGGACATGGTGTCCAATTTCATGCGCGGCTTTTCTTATCATGTTGCCTTGATCGGCGTGTCGTACGATACCGACATCACCTATGCCAAAGAGGCAATGGCGGAGGCATTCCGACGGTTGAACGAGACAGATTTCAAATCGAGCATTTTCGGTGACCTTGAAATGCACGGAGTGACCAATTTCGGCGCCAGCTCAATCGATATCAGGGCGCGTATCAAGACAAGGCCCGGCGATCAGTGGTCTGTCGGCAGAGCTTACAATGAATTTGTGAAGCAGGTCTTTGACGAGCGCGATATCGAGATTCCATTCCCGCAAGTGACCTATCATGCGGCGACACCACCTTTTGCAACCGATACCGCGAAAGCGAAAGAGAAAGTGAAAACCGGATCTCAGAAGTCGAAACCTGTAGATGATGCGCCGGCGGATGACGGAGAACATTAG
- the glpD gene encoding glycerol-3-phosphate dehydrogenase, which yields MAADYDLLVIGGGINGTGIARDAVGRGASVMLVEMGDLAGATSSASTKLIHGGLRYLEYYEFNLVRKALKEREVLWRAAPHIAWPLRFILPHHKDLRPAWLLRLGLFMYDHLGGRELLPATKTVRLDQAPFSQGLKNLFKKGFEYSDCWVDDARLVVLNARDAADRGAEVLTRTKCISARRDNDVWNVVLKDQDTGEERTVSASVLVNAAGPWVAEMLNGVVGANNTSAVRLVKGSHIIVPRQFEHDRCFIFQNGDGRIIFAIPYEDDFTLIGTTDVDYQDDLGDVRISDDEIAYLCKSASEYLAEAIEPKDVVHTYSGVRPLYDDGAKDAKAATRDYVLELDGGEDKPALLSVFGGKITTYRKLAENVLAKLEPYLPFKRGVWTAYAPLPGGDFRVTDFDRQVDELVRDYPFIGKQFASRLMRHYGTDARLMLGDAASLDALGPCFGHDLYEVEVKWLIEREWARSADDVLWRRSKLGLRISKEEAARLDGFISDYLADRPGAAA from the coding sequence ATGGCGGCGGACTACGATCTTTTGGTCATTGGCGGAGGCATCAATGGCACGGGCATCGCACGTGACGCTGTCGGCCGCGGTGCTTCCGTTATGCTTGTGGAAATGGGTGATCTTGCCGGCGCGACCTCATCGGCGTCAACGAAGCTCATTCATGGCGGCCTGCGCTACCTGGAATATTACGAGTTCAATCTGGTCAGGAAGGCGCTCAAGGAACGCGAAGTGCTCTGGCGGGCCGCGCCACATATAGCTTGGCCACTTCGCTTCATTCTGCCTCACCACAAAGATCTTCGTCCGGCCTGGCTGCTGCGGTTGGGTTTGTTCATGTATGACCATCTGGGAGGGCGTGAACTTCTGCCTGCGACCAAAACAGTGCGCCTTGATCAGGCACCTTTTTCTCAAGGTCTCAAAAATCTCTTCAAGAAGGGGTTCGAGTATTCGGATTGCTGGGTGGATGACGCCCGGCTGGTTGTCCTGAACGCGCGCGATGCGGCGGACCGTGGTGCGGAGGTTCTTACACGCACCAAATGCATCAGCGCGCGTCGGGACAATGATGTCTGGAATGTCGTTCTAAAGGATCAGGATACCGGAGAGGAACGGACTGTTTCCGCCAGCGTTCTTGTCAATGCCGCAGGGCCCTGGGTTGCTGAAATGCTCAACGGCGTTGTTGGTGCGAACAACACTTCTGCCGTTCGGCTGGTCAAAGGCAGTCACATCATCGTTCCGCGCCAGTTTGAACACGATCGCTGTTTCATTTTTCAAAATGGCGATGGCCGCATCATTTTCGCTATCCCCTATGAAGACGATTTCACGTTGATAGGAACAACGGATGTCGACTACCAGGACGACCTGGGCGACGTGCGCATCTCCGACGATGAGATTGCTTATCTTTGCAAGTCCGCTAGCGAGTATCTGGCGGAAGCGATCGAGCCCAAAGATGTCGTTCACACTTATTCGGGCGTGCGGCCTCTTTATGATGATGGTGCGAAAGACGCCAAGGCGGCCACCCGCGACTATGTGCTTGAACTGGATGGCGGCGAAGACAAGCCTGCCCTTTTGTCGGTGTTTGGCGGCAAAATCACCACCTATCGAAAATTGGCAGAAAATGTCCTGGCCAAACTGGAACCGTATCTTCCTTTCAAGCGCGGCGTCTGGACGGCGTATGCTCCCTTGCCGGGCGGTGATTTCAGGGTGACGGACTTTGACCGGCAAGTTGATGAACTTGTTCGAGACTATCCCTTTATCGGGAAGCAGTTCGCCTCACGCCTGATGCGCCACTACGGCACCGATGCCCGGCTTATGCTTGGCGATGCAGCGTCACTTGATGCGCTTGGCCCTTGCTTCGGTCATGACCTTTATGAAGTTGAAGTGAAATGGCTGATCGAACGCGAGTGGGCGCGAAGCGCGGACGATGTGCTCTGGCGCCGATCCAAGCTTGGTCTTCGGATCTCCAAGGAGGAGGCTGCAAGACTGGATGGCTTCATTTCAGACTATCTTGCGGACAGACCTGGCGCTGCTGCATAG
- the glpK gene encoding glycerol kinase GlpK: MAGCVLAIDQGTTSSRAIVFGDDYQPLSVGQQEFPQHFPKSGWVEHSPTDIWTSTLRVCREAMEKAPSGGADVAAIGITNQRETTLIWDRSTGEPVYNAIVWQDRRTSDFCAQLRADGLEDKFTSKTGLLLDPYFSGTKIAWILDNVDGVRARADRGELVFGTVDTWLIWQLTGGTVHVTDATNAARTLIYNIHKNAWDAELCSLLKIPLNMLPDVKDSADEFGVTEADLFGRSIPILGVAGDQQAATVGQACFKPGMVKSTYGTGCFALMNTGDAPVRSNNRMLTTIAYRLNGKTTYALEGSIFVAGAAVQWLRDGLGIIESAGDTQGLAEQADANQDIFLVPAFVGLGAPHWDADARGAMFGLTRNTGPKEIARAVLQSVGYQTSDLIDAMQADWPDAEKPVLRVDGGMTASDWTMQFLADILGAPVDRPTVAETTALGSAWLAGSKAGVWPGAESFSAQWKLEKRFEPRLDEAERRRLLSGWQDAVRRTRST; this comes from the coding sequence ATGGCAGGATGTGTGTTGGCTATAGACCAGGGCACGACGTCAAGCCGAGCGATCGTCTTTGGCGATGACTATCAGCCGCTTAGTGTCGGCCAGCAGGAATTTCCGCAACATTTCCCGAAATCAGGCTGGGTGGAGCATTCACCGACGGACATCTGGACCAGTACGCTGCGCGTTTGCCGCGAAGCCATGGAAAAGGCTCCGTCAGGTGGCGCGGATGTTGCTGCGATCGGGATCACCAATCAGCGGGAAACCACGTTGATCTGGGATCGTTCAACCGGTGAGCCGGTTTACAACGCGATCGTGTGGCAAGACAGGCGAACATCCGATTTTTGCGCACAGCTGCGCGCCGATGGACTGGAAGACAAATTCACGTCAAAGACCGGCCTGCTGCTCGACCCTTATTTTTCGGGAACGAAGATTGCCTGGATTCTCGACAATGTTGACGGCGTCCGGGCGCGGGCAGACCGTGGCGAACTTGTTTTCGGCACTGTCGATACCTGGCTGATCTGGCAGCTCACGGGCGGTACGGTTCACGTAACCGATGCAACAAATGCCGCGCGGACACTGATCTACAATATTCACAAAAACGCCTGGGACGCAGAACTCTGCAGTTTGTTGAAGATCCCTCTCAACATGCTGCCGGACGTGAAAGACAGTGCTGACGAGTTTGGCGTTACCGAGGCTGATCTGTTTGGCCGGTCGATCCCGATCCTTGGTGTTGCCGGTGATCAGCAAGCGGCAACCGTTGGCCAGGCCTGTTTCAAGCCCGGAATGGTAAAGTCGACCTACGGAACCGGCTGTTTCGCACTCATGAACACCGGCGATGCGCCGGTCAGGTCCAACAACAGGATGCTGACAACCATCGCCTACCGCTTGAACGGCAAGACGACTTATGCCCTGGAAGGGTCAATCTTCGTCGCAGGTGCCGCGGTGCAATGGCTGCGGGACGGACTTGGCATCATTGAAAGTGCAGGCGACACGCAAGGACTTGCTGAACAGGCAGATGCCAACCAGGATATTTTTCTGGTTCCGGCTTTTGTCGGTCTGGGAGCGCCGCACTGGGATGCGGACGCCAGAGGAGCAATGTTCGGTCTCACCCGGAACACAGGCCCGAAGGAAATCGCGCGAGCCGTGCTGCAAAGCGTTGGCTACCAGACCAGCGATCTGATTGATGCGATGCAGGCGGATTGGCCGGATGCCGAAAAGCCTGTCCTGAGGGTGGATGGCGGGATGACGGCATCCGACTGGACCATGCAGTTTTTGGCCGACATTCTTGGAGCGCCCGTTGACCGTCCAACGGTTGCCGAGACGACGGCACTCGGCTCCGCCTGGCTTGCAGGCTCGAAAGCAGGCGTCTGGCCGGGAGCTGAATCCTTTTCAGCGCAATGGAAACTGGAAAAAAGGTTCGAACCTCGGCTGGATGAGGCAGAAAGACGTCGATTGCTGTCCGGCTGGCAGGATGCGGTCAGGCGAACAAGATCTACGTAA
- a CDS encoding ABC transporter substrate-binding protein — MNFQKTLKASLLGASLAVIAATGASAKTLVYCSEGSPEGFDTALYTAGTTFDASSKPIYNRLVEFKRGTTEVLPGLAESWEVSEDGLEYTFKLRQGVKYHTTGFFTPTRDFNADDVVFSFERQLKKDHPWHEYTPGTAWEYFNGMSMPDLIKEIVKVDDHTVKFVLNRPEAPMIANLAMDFASIVSAEYAAQLEAAGTKEQLNQQPVGTGPFAFVGYQKDAVIRYQAHADYWNGKEKIDNLIFAITPDAAVRLQKLKAGECHVMPYPAPADIEDIRADSNLTLMEQQGLNVGYLAYNTKVAPFDKKEVRKALNHAVNKQAILDAVFQGSGQAAKNPIPPTMWSYNEATQDDDYNPDLAKEMLAAAGVENLSMKVWAMPVQRPYNPNARRMAEVIQADFANVGVNVEIVSYEWGEYLSRSKDVDRDGAVLLGWTGDNGDPDNFLAVLLGCDGVGGSNRAQWCNDEFEALIQKAKTVTDKAERTKLYEEAQAVFKEEAPWATIAHSVVFMPMSSKVTGYVMDPLGGHWFDGVDIAE; from the coding sequence ATGAATTTCCAAAAAACCTTGAAGGCTAGCCTTCTTGGCGCCAGCCTTGCTGTGATCGCAGCAACTGGCGCGTCCGCAAAAACCCTGGTTTATTGCTCTGAAGGTTCACCTGAAGGCTTCGACACCGCACTTTACACCGCCGGTACAACTTTCGATGCTTCCTCCAAGCCGATCTACAACAGGCTTGTCGAGTTCAAGCGTGGCACGACAGAGGTCCTGCCAGGTCTTGCTGAAAGCTGGGAAGTTTCTGAAGACGGTTTGGAGTACACCTTCAAATTGCGTCAGGGCGTGAAGTATCACACCACCGGCTTCTTCACACCGACCCGTGATTTCAACGCTGACGATGTCGTCTTTTCTTTCGAGCGTCAGCTGAAGAAAGATCATCCGTGGCACGAGTACACACCCGGTACTGCCTGGGAATACTTCAACGGCATGTCCATGCCGGACCTGATCAAGGAAATCGTCAAGGTTGACGACCATACGGTCAAGTTCGTGCTGAACCGCCCGGAAGCTCCGATGATCGCGAACCTCGCCATGGATTTCGCGTCCATCGTTTCTGCCGAATATGCTGCGCAGCTTGAAGCTGCCGGTACCAAGGAACAGCTGAACCAGCAGCCGGTAGGCACTGGTCCGTTCGCATTTGTCGGTTACCAGAAAGATGCAGTGATCCGGTATCAGGCACATGCCGACTACTGGAACGGCAAGGAAAAGATCGACAACCTGATCTTCGCAATCACACCGGATGCAGCCGTTCGACTGCAGAAGCTGAAAGCCGGCGAATGTCATGTCATGCCTTATCCGGCACCGGCTGACATTGAAGATATCCGGGCTGACAGCAACCTAACGCTGATGGAACAACAGGGTCTGAACGTCGGTTACCTGGCCTACAACACCAAGGTGGCTCCGTTCGACAAGAAGGAAGTCCGCAAGGCGCTTAACCATGCCGTCAACAAGCAGGCAATCCTTGACGCGGTATTCCAGGGCTCCGGCCAGGCCGCCAAGAACCCGATCCCGCCGACCATGTGGTCCTACAACGAAGCGACCCAGGACGACGACTACAATCCTGACCTGGCAAAGGAAATGCTGGCAGCAGCCGGTGTAGAAAACCTTTCCATGAAGGTCTGGGCGATGCCGGTGCAGCGTCCTTACAACCCGAATGCTCGCCGGATGGCGGAAGTCATTCAGGCTGATTTTGCCAATGTCGGTGTTAATGTTGAAATCGTCTCCTACGAATGGGGTGAATACCTGTCCCGTTCCAAGGATGTTGACCGCGACGGTGCCGTTCTTCTCGGCTGGACCGGCGACAATGGCGATCCGGACAACTTCCTTGCCGTTTTGCTCGGTTGTGACGGTGTTGGTGGTTCCAACCGCGCGCAGTGGTGCAACGACGAGTTCGAAGCTCTGATCCAGAAAGCCAAGACCGTTACGGACAAGGCGGAGCGCACCAAGCTCTACGAAGAAGCACAGGCTGTCTTCAAGGAAGAAGCACCTTGGGCAACCATCGCGCACTCCGTCGTCTTCATGCCGATGTCTTCCAAAGTCACCGGCTACGTAATGGATCCGCTCGGCGGCCATTGGTTTGACGGCGTAGACATCGCGGAATAA